From the genome of Flammeovirgaceae bacterium:
ACGCCCTTGGGATACCGGAGGAGGGCTTTGGGTTTTCCAACAATGCTAGGGGCTTTATGGGGCCACCCGCATTTGAAAAGTGGGTTTTTGAGCTTGATGGCAACAAAACTATACAATGTCAAACAAAGTATTTTTAAAGCCAGTCGATGAACAAATGATTATGGACATGGTAAACAGAAAGCACTTGTAAATTATGGGCAGCTACTCCATTAAGGAATTGGAAGGATTGTCGGGCATTAAGGCTCACACCATACGCATTTGGGAAAAACGCCATAAAATCGTGGTTCCAAAAAGGACTGCCACCAATATCCGCATGTATTCGGATGCGGATTTAAAAAAGATCATAAATGTGGCCTTGCTCAATAACCATGGGATAAAAATATCCAGGATAGCCGGGATGAGCGATGCGGAACTAAAGAAGGAAGTGACAGGGCTTGCCTCGTCACAAAATGAAACCGGCCCTTTCATTGACCAACTCATCGTCTGCATGATCGATATGGAAGAAGAACAGTTCGAAAAACTGTTTTCCCACCTCATCATAAAATTTGGGTTTGAAAAAACCATTACGGAAACCATTTACCCTTTTTTGGAAAAGATTGGCATCCTTTGGCAAACGGGCAACATCACGCCTGCCCAGGAGCATTTTGTTTCCAACCTGGTAAGGCAAAAAATAATTGTTGCGATCGACTCGCTACCCTTTCCCAAACCAGACGCCACCAAAATCGTACTTTTCCTGCCGGAGCACGAGTTTCATGAAATCGGTCTTTTGTTGTACCACTATATTGCAAAGGGGCTCGGCTTCAAAGCCTACTATCTCGGCCAGCACCTGCCCTATGAAGACCTCAGGCAGGTTTGTGGCGAACACCAACCAGGGATAATCATCACCTCCATCATTGCAAGCCAGGGGGGCCAAAAGGCCACCGGGTACCTTCAAAAGCTTGGCCGGGACTTCCCACAAACGCGCATCCTGGTTGGCGGCAACCCCGACCTGGCGACCCTCCCCAACCTTCCCAATATCACCCATATCGAAAATTCCATGGCTTTAAAGGCATATTTGGCCAAATTTTAGCATTTCGTTTATTATAATATAAAAAAACATTAAACATTATAATGGTCAATGTTGTATTATTAATAGTTTTGTTTAACTTTATGTTAATTAAATTAAACAGTATGACCAACATCGAATTTGCCTCAAGGATTTCCGCCCTCAATGACACGCTCAGGGGCTTTACTTACAGGTTTACCCGCAACGCGGAAGAATCCCAGGACCTGGTACAAGATACCGTGCTACGGGCGCTTATTTACCAGGACAAATTCAGGGACAATACCAACCTCAAAGGCTGGCTGTTCACCATCATGCGGAACACCTTCATCAACCATTACAGGAAAGCCAAAATGGCCCGTACCTCCACTGACCATACCAAGGAGTTGTATTACCTCAATGTGGCCGATACCCACACGTTCAATCGTCCTGAAAAATCCTTGGAGTTTCAGGAAATATGGAAAAACATAAACGGGTTAAGGGAAGAACTACGGGTGCCCTTTAAAATGTACTCCTCAGGTTACAAATACCATGAAATTGCCAATCACCTGCATCTTCCCATCGGAACGGTGAAAAACAGGATATTCCACGCACGGAAAGAAATCCAGGAAAAATTATTTGGTTACAGGTAGCCTCAAACGTATGAAAAGAATTGCAGTTATAGGCGCAGGGTTTGCAGGTATCTCCGCGGCCACCACCCTGGCCGCATCGGGGTTTGATGTAACCGTGTATGAGAAGAACGAAAGTGCAGGTGGCCGCGCACGGAAATTTGAAGCGGATGGGTTCACCTTTGATATGGGGCCCAGTTGGTACTGGATGCCTGACGTCTTTGAAAGGTA
Proteins encoded in this window:
- a CDS encoding MerR family transcriptional regulator, which codes for MGSYSIKELEGLSGIKAHTIRIWEKRHKIVVPKRTATNIRMYSDADLKKIINVALLNNHGIKISRIAGMSDAELKKEVTGLASSQNETGPFIDQLIVCMIDMEEEQFEKLFSHLIIKFGFEKTITETIYPFLEKIGILWQTGNITPAQEHFVSNLVRQKIIVAIDSLPFPKPDATKIVLFLPEHEFHEIGLLLYHYIAKGLGFKAYYLGQHLPYEDLRQVCGEHQPGIIITSIIASQGGQKATGYLQKLGRDFPQTRILVGGNPDLATLPNLPNITHIENSMALKAYLAKF
- a CDS encoding RNA polymerase sigma factor, which codes for MTNIEFASRISALNDTLRGFTYRFTRNAEESQDLVQDTVLRALIYQDKFRDNTNLKGWLFTIMRNTFINHYRKAKMARTSTDHTKELYYLNVADTHTFNRPEKSLEFQEIWKNINGLREELRVPFKMYSSGYKYHEIANHLHLPIGTVKNRIFHARKEIQEKLFGYR